The window TGTTAATCAATTCCTGTTGCTGTTTGGAGAGATCTTCATTCAGAAAGTAAAGCTTGTGATCAAAAGTTTGCAGGCGCTTAAGTCCATATAATGCTCCAGGCCAAAGCAATGCTTGAGAGGTTCCGGACAGTGCTTCTGTTGAAATACGAATATTCATTATGCTAATGCCTTTAATGCTGAAATTAACTGTTCATTTTCATCCGGAGTGCCCACTGTAATACGTAGACAATTATCACAAAGCGGTTGATCTCCTCTGTATCGAATGATGATATCTTTTTCTGCCAACTGCTGATAGACAGTGTGGGCATTATCAAACGTTGCCAGTAGAAAATTCGCTTCACTGTCATACACATGGTTGACCTGTTTAAGTTCTTGCAACTTGTCTTTAAGACGTTTTCGTTCCTTTTTGATGGCATCAATTCGAAACTGCACCGTATCCCAACTTTGCAAGCCTTTAATAGCATACTTTGCGGTTAGTTTGTTGATGTTGTATGGTGCTTTTACCTTCATCATATAATTGATGATTTCTTCTTGCGCATAGCTTATGCCAAGTCGGATTCCAGCCAGTCCGAATGATTTCGATAGCGTTTGCAAGACCACAAGATTGGGATATTGGGCGACTTTTGCTGCCCAACTTTGCTGCTCGCTGAAATCAATATAAGCCTCATCGATAACTACAATTCCGCCAAAGTTTTTGAGGATCTTTTGTATAGATTTATCCTCAAAAGTATTGCCCGTAGGATTGTTAGGTGAGCAGAGAAAGAGTAGTTTGGTATGTGGGTTTACCGCTTCTAAAATAGCATCTGGACGTAGCCCAAAGTTTTTATCCAGTAGCACTTCATCAACTTCAATATCATGGATGCTTGCGGATACTTTGTACATTCCATAGGTAGGGGGCGTTGTTAAAACGCGATCTTTGCCGGGCCGACAGAATATTCGGTACAGTAAGTCAATGCCTTCATCGCTGCCTACACCGGTGAATATATTTTGTGGTCGAACGCCGCGCCAATCTGCAATAAGCTGTCGCAGTTGTTTTTGGTTGGGATCGGGATAGCGATGCAGCTTTTGATTATCGGTAAAAGGGGCACCAAGGCTGTTTTCATTGGCATCAAGAAGAAGCCCTTCTTCAAAATCTTCACGTGCGCTGTGATAGGGGGTTAGGTTTTGTATGTTGGGACGAACAAGTTGGTTTAGTTCAAAAGAACGAGTCATAATATTTCAAGTGTTGCTTTCTGAATTAATGTCATTAAGTCGGATGGAAACAGCATTTTTGTGAGCCTGAAGATGTTCCAGCTGTGCAAGTTTTTCTACGGTGGGCCCCACATTTTGCAGTCCTTCTTTTGTAATTTGTTGCATCGTAATCTGTTTTAAAAACGAGTCGACCGAAACGCCGCTGAACATACGAGCATAGCCATATGTAGGAAGTGTGTGATTGGTTCCCGATGCGTAATCGCCAGCACTTTCTGGCGTCCAGGGTCCTAAAAATACCGATCCTGCATTGATGATATTTTTCTCCCACTTTTCAGGATTATTACATTGCAGAATTAGATGCTCTGGGGCATATTGGTTGGAAAAAGAAAAAGCTTGTTCGAGTGTATCAACTGTTAACACAAAGCTTTGCTCAATTGCTTTTTTAGCAACTTTTTGTCGTGGAAGATCAGCAAGTTGGTGGTTGATTTCCTGTTCACAGGTTTCGAGATCAAAATCAGGAGTTGCTATCAGCACAACTTGGCTGTCTTCGCCGTGTTCAGCCTGGGACAATAGATCAGCAGCCACATATTTTGGATTTGCTGATTTGTCTGCAATGATCAGTACTTCTGAGGGACCAGCTGGCATATCAATTGCAATTTGAGCTTCACTATTTTGAAGCATCATTTTGGCTGCCGTTACATATTGGTTGCCGGGCCCCAAAATTTTATCCACCTTGGGTACTGATTCCGTTCCCAGGGCCATTCCGGAAACGGCCTGTGCACCGCCAGCTTTGAGCAGGTGCGTAGCACCAACTTTTTGAGCTATGTATAGAATTTCATCAGCTATTGTGCCATCGGTCTTGGGAGGGGTTGCGATCACAATAGTGGAACACCCGGCAAGCATGGCGGGTATGCCGAGCATCATCAGGGTAGAAGGGAGGATCGCTGTGCCTCCGGGTACGTATAATCCAACACGTTCAATAGGTCGTGTTACCCGTTTACATTGTACACCCGGCATCGTTTCCACTTTTAAAGGTTTCCGTAGCTGAGCTTTGTGAAAGCGGCAAATATTGTCAAAAGCAGTATCAATAGCTTGTCTTATCTCTGGATCTAAGCTTACTTTTTTCTGCTGTGGATTTATTACGAGCGGATCTGGAACAACTCCATCAAATTTCTGGCTGTAATAATTGATACCAGAATCGCCTTTTTGTTCAACCTTTTTGATGATGGGCTGTACCTGTCCAAAAACGGATTGGAAATCCATTTTTGGACGTTGGCAAAGTTGCCTCAAATCATCGGTTTTCAGCTGATTATAAGTGTAAGTTTTCATGGTCTTTATTATCCAATTATTAACCTGAGTAAGAAGTGATATTACAATATCATACTTTCAATGGGAAGGATAACAATGCCAGTGGCCCCTTCAGCTTTAAGTTTTTCCATTACGATCCAAAACTCATCAATGGGTATTACTGTGTGGATGGCTACCATGCCGTTATCAGCCAGTGGCATCACAGTTGGACTTTTGAGCGAGGGGATAATCTGCTTGATTTGTGGAACGGCCTCTTCTGGGGCATTCATCATAATATAGCGGCTGCGTTCGGCTTGTTGATGACCGTCCATTCGTTGCAAAAACTTATCAATCAGCTGTTTTTTGCCTGGTGATAATTCTTTGTTTGTTCGGATAAGCTCTGTTTCTGATTCTAAGATGGTATCCAACTCCCTAAGTCCGTTGGCCTTAAGAGTATTTCCTGTTGATACCAGGTCACAAATTGCATCGGCAACTTCAAGGCGTGGAGCTATTTCCACGGCACCGGAAATCGTGACGATATCGGCATTAATATTTCGGTCTTGGAAAAAGTTTTTCGTCAGGTTAGGATAACTGGTAGCAATTGTTTTGCCTTCAAAGTCCTGAACATTTTGAATATTACCATCCTTTGGAGCGGCAAGTGACAAACGACATACACCATAATCGAGTCCACGCAGTACGGTAACATCAGCCCCTTTTTCTTGGGTTTCGTTAGCGCCTACGAATCCTAAGTCACAAACACCGTCCTGGACATATTCCGGGATATCATCGTCACGAATGAGAAGCAGTTCTACATCGAAATTACGACATTTGACAAGCAGGTTTCTTTTATAATCATCGAAACGGAGACCAATACCTTTAAGAAGTTCAATCGTTTTATCAGTTAAACGGCCTGATTTTTGAATGGCAATACGTAGAGA of the Fodinibius sp. Rm-B-1B1-1 genome contains:
- the hisC gene encoding histidinol-phosphate transaminase — its product is MTRSFELNQLVRPNIQNLTPYHSAREDFEEGLLLDANENSLGAPFTDNQKLHRYPDPNQKQLRQLIADWRGVRPQNIFTGVGSDEGIDLLYRIFCRPGKDRVLTTPPTYGMYKVSASIHDIEVDEVLLDKNFGLRPDAILEAVNPHTKLLFLCSPNNPTGNTFEDKSIQKILKNFGGIVVIDEAYIDFSEQQSWAAKVAQYPNLVVLQTLSKSFGLAGIRLGISYAQEEIINYMMKVKAPYNINKLTAKYAIKGLQSWDTVQFRIDAIKKERKRLKDKLQELKQVNHVYDSEANFLLATFDNAHTVYQQLAEKDIIIRYRGDQPLCDNCLRITVGTPDENEQLISALKALA
- the hisD gene encoding histidinol dehydrogenase; translated protein: MKTYTYNQLKTDDLRQLCQRPKMDFQSVFGQVQPIIKKVEQKGDSGINYYSQKFDGVVPDPLVINPQQKKVSLDPEIRQAIDTAFDNICRFHKAQLRKPLKVETMPGVQCKRVTRPIERVGLYVPGGTAILPSTLMMLGIPAMLAGCSTIVIATPPKTDGTIADEILYIAQKVGATHLLKAGGAQAVSGMALGTESVPKVDKILGPGNQYVTAAKMMLQNSEAQIAIDMPAGPSEVLIIADKSANPKYVAADLLSQAEHGEDSQVVLIATPDFDLETCEQEINHQLADLPRQKVAKKAIEQSFVLTVDTLEQAFSFSNQYAPEHLILQCNNPEKWEKNIINAGSVFLGPWTPESAGDYASGTNHTLPTYGYARMFSGVSVDSFLKQITMQQITKEGLQNVGPTVEKLAQLEHLQAHKNAVSIRLNDINSESNT
- the hisG gene encoding ATP phosphoribosyltransferase codes for the protein MQRTADSTTSLRIAIQKSGRLTDKTIELLKGIGLRFDDYKRNLLVKCRNFDVELLLIRDDDIPEYVQDGVCDLGFVGANETQEKGADVTVLRGLDYGVCRLSLAAPKDGNIQNVQDFEGKTIATSYPNLTKNFFQDRNINADIVTISGAVEIAPRLEVADAICDLVSTGNTLKANGLRELDTILESETELIRTNKELSPGKKQLIDKFLQRMDGHQQAERSRYIMMNAPEEAVPQIKQIIPSLKSPTVMPLADNGMVAIHTVIPIDEFWIVMEKLKAEGATGIVILPIESMIL